A single region of the Arthrobacter sp. V1I7 genome encodes:
- a CDS encoding permease: MTAWSIGIIGLAGLAAVIAGAYSSPAALLAVACLTALGIGIGWPHFLGIPARRTLAALIGLPGVGSAIAATYLPAPGFLDWTPSFIAAGVMAIFVMQLLRGTGQAQRLESTLGSCAGVMLACLGAGWIAGSRFNGVREMVLVAGISAAMALLAGLIRWPDRVVAPLGIIGAGLAGPLAGLVFSDIAVLPAALVGVVVGSVLVSFRRLVVLRGESLDFPAALGMGLAPVSAVGSLAYFIDKLLIY, from the coding sequence GTGACGGCGTGGAGCATAGGAATCATCGGCCTGGCCGGTCTCGCCGCAGTCATCGCGGGCGCCTACTCCTCGCCGGCGGCCCTGCTCGCCGTCGCATGCCTCACGGCCCTCGGCATCGGAATCGGCTGGCCGCATTTCCTGGGGATCCCGGCCAGGAGGACACTGGCCGCCCTGATCGGCCTGCCCGGGGTGGGATCCGCCATCGCGGCCACCTATCTTCCCGCCCCGGGTTTCCTGGACTGGACCCCGTCCTTCATCGCCGCCGGGGTGATGGCCATCTTCGTCATGCAACTGCTCCGGGGCACCGGCCAGGCCCAGCGCCTGGAGTCGACGCTCGGCTCCTGCGCGGGTGTGATGCTGGCCTGTCTCGGAGCAGGGTGGATCGCCGGCTCCCGCTTCAACGGGGTCCGGGAGATGGTGCTGGTCGCGGGCATCAGCGCCGCAATGGCCCTTCTGGCGGGCCTCATCCGGTGGCCGGACCGGGTGGTCGCGCCGTTGGGTATTATCGGTGCCGGGCTGGCCGGCCCGCTCGCCGGGCTGGTTTTCTCCGACATCGCCGTATTGCCGGCGGCGCTCGTTGGCGTCGTCGTGGGATCCGTGCTGGTGAGTTTCCGCCGGCTGGTGGTCCTCCGCGGCGAATCCCTGGACTTCCCGGCGGCCCTGGGCATGGGCCTGGCCCCGGTCTCGGCCGTCGGTTCGTTGGCTTACTTCATAGACAAACTACTCATCTACTAA